AATATTCTGGAGGAAGAAGATGCAAAAGCTTATCGGTAAGATGAAGGACCATTATATCGTTTGTGGCATAGGCAGGCTTGGCTTGCATGTAGTGGAGGAGCTTCACCAGACAGGCAGGCAAGCAGTGGTAATCGATAATAACCCTGCACGGGTCGAGGAGTTTAAAGAAAGGTTCTCCAATATCGGAGTGGTTATTGCAGATGCAACGGACAGTGAGGTATTGGAGAAGGCAGGCATTGCTTACGCAGGAGGGCTTATCGTTACAACCGGCTCTGATAAAGACAATCTCGTGATAACCCTTTCTGCAAGACAGTCATGCCCTAACCTAAGAATCGTGACCAGATGCAATGACATTAAAAACACCGAGAGGCTTAAGAAAGCAGGTGCAGACTCTGTTGTCTCTTCCAATCTCATAGGAGGCTTGAGAATGGCATCCGAGATGATTCGTCCTACTGTGGTGACATTCCTTGACCAGATGCTAAGGGACAGGGATAAGAACCTGAGGGTCGAGGAGATAAGACTGACTGCTGGCTCTCCCCTCATAGGAAGACAGATTGGAGGGATTAAAAGGCAAGCCCTTATCCTTGCCCTTCTTGGAAAAGACGGCTCTTATGCGTATAACCCTTCTGATGAGATTCTGCTCGAGGAAGGGATGGCATTGATATTCATGGGAAGTCCCGAGGACAGGAAAAAGTTGGAAGGTTAAGTCCAGCCTTTAGTCGTTTTGGGTATAAACCACATCGGGTCTTATCGCCTGAATTAAATTGTCAGGGGTATCTTCTTTAAATATACATATGTAATCGACATATTCGAGGGCAGATAATACTTCAGCCCTGTCTTTCTCGTTGTTAATAGGCATTTCGGGTCCTTTAAGCCTCTTAATCGATGCATCGGAGTTCATGCCTACGATGAGAACATCTCCAAGTTTTTCCGCCTCCTTTAAATGAGCAATATGTCCTTTATGAATAATGTCAAAAAATCCGTTTGTAAAGACTATCTTTTTGTTTTTAAGCCTCAGGTCATTTACAATCTTTGAAATTCTCTTGACATCAACTACCTTGTTGCTATCTCTA
This genomic interval from Nitrospirota bacterium contains the following:
- a CDS encoding potassium channel protein — its product is MAEEISTISAFKKKFLLSFSLFILTLTVGTIGYWLIAVEEYPLIDYIYMTVITVATVGYREVIDVTTSTSGKLFTIFLIFAGMSVILYFLSNATAFLIEGDIKEIFWRKKMQKLIGKMKDHYIVCGIGRLGLHVVEELHQTGRQAVVIDNNPARVEEFKERFSNIGVVIADATDSEVLEKAGIAYAGGLIVTTGSDKDNLVITLSARQSCPNLRIVTRCNDIKNTERLKKAGADSVVSSNLIGGLRMASEMIRPTVVTFLDQMLRDRDKNLRVEEIRLTAGSPLIGRQIGGIKRQALILALLGKDGSYAYNPSDEILLEEGMALIFMGSPEDRKKLEG